Genomic DNA from Vibrio sp. SNU_ST1:
ACCCTCAAGTTGAGAATTGTTGCTTCCAGTTTCTAAATCCGTTTCGTCCAGTCCAGTCTCGATTTGGTGATAAACCAAAGCTGTCCCTAAAACGTTCGTAATATTATTAATTTCTTCGATGGTGTCCGTAACAAAACCTTGGTTCTCGGTTTCTAGGACCACGATGATTTTGCCTTCAGGACTGCAGCCGTAGATCTCTGCGTTATCGAACTGCTCGATTTGTGCTTTGATCTCGTCTAGATGCTCTGGGCTCACATGCACGACTAAACTTGATATATGCACTTCATTTAGTGCCATAAATTGCTCTCGTTATTTTTGTTTTATGCATTACTCACAAGAATAGCCGAAGTAGGGCAAACTGCTACGCAGGCTCCACATCCGCTACACTCATCTAACTTGATTTTTGGTAGAGCAACACTGCCGGCTCTAAGTTGAAACTGAATCGCCATAGGTTCACACATGTCACCACAGCTTCGGCATTCAACATTTTGTTGCGCTAAGCATTTATCAGAGATAGTTGCTTTGGCTTGCCAAGGTTTTTCTTCCTTGGACTTGAAAATTGGTTCAGGACAAGCGTCAGCACATTGATAGCAAAACGTGCATTCATCTTTCGAAAAGTCGACAGTAGGAAAACCACCGTCGCCGATAATGATGATGTGAGTCTCGCAACTTTCGATGCATTTACCACAACGTGTACAGTCATCTGCGAAGCTTTCTAGACTTTTAATCCAAGGCAATCGAATTTGGCTTGAATCTACTTTGCGCCTAGAAAATAGGCGTCGTCTCGATAGGTCTACCACTAAATACCTATTAATGTTGCTAAGATGTTGTAATTGTAGGTCATTGGTTCGTTAATATCTTGTCATTTATCCTCACAAGTAGTGTAGTTTTAGAAATATTTGTATAAATACCCCTTAAGGGCTAAATAGGATCCTATATTGTCTTAGATCAATAAATTATGAAGCGTTTGCTCACATATTGAATGGAGCTCTGTTTTTTGATGTGTGACAATAGGTTCCCGATAGCCACTTTATATACCTCAGGATATTGATTTTGCTTATTAAACCTGTTTCATCTGTGACGAGTACAATAGCGAAATCATTGCTATTAATATTGCTCCTTTCAGTTGCCACTACTGGTTTTGCTATTTTTACATTAGCGTCCAGCCTTAACGATGCCGAGGCGGTTAACGTGGCAGGCTCAATGCGTATGCAAAGCTACCGTTTAGCGCATGATATTCAAATAGAATCAATCGATTACGATTCCCACATTCGTGAATTTGAAAGTTCTCTTTATTCCACATCAATGACTAATTTGGTGAGTTGGGAAGTACCAAGTGATATTACGAATGATTATTATTTAATTATTGGTCGTTGGCATGAATTGAAGCAGGTTTTAAATAGTGAAGACCGAAAACACTACCTTGTGTTAGTTAAGAACTTTGTTATTGAAATCGACAGCTTTGTTTTTAAGTTGCAAGAGTTTTCAGAAGATAAATTAATTAAATTGGCATGGGCTGGAGGTATAGGTCTAGGTGGAATACTCGTCATATCTCTTTTTGTTGTTCATTTTGTACGTAAACAAGTTGTTAAACCTTTGCATGCACTTGTTCGAGCAAGCCAAAGAATAAAAAATAGTGATTTTGAGGTTAAATTAGAGGTTACGAATAATAATGAACTGGGTATTTTGACCAAAACATTTAATTCGATGGCGAAAGATCTTGGGGTGCTGTATCGAAACCTTGAAGGTGTTGTTGATGCTAAGACGGTTGAGTTACAAAATGCCAATCAATCATTACAGGCTCTTTATTATTCTTCTCAAGAGCTCACGGTAACGCGCATTGCACCGGAAAATTTCCGTGCTATTTTGCAACATTTGGTTAGCTTAGAAGGGATTGAATCTCTAAGGTTAGAGATAGTCGATAATTCGG
This window encodes:
- a CDS encoding chaperone NapD, producing the protein MALNEVHISSLVVHVSPEHLDEIKAQIEQFDNAEIYGCSPEGKIIVVLETENQGFVTDTIEEINNITNVLGTALVYHQIETGLDETDLETGSNNSQLEGEV
- the napF gene encoding ferredoxin-type protein NapF; the protein is MVDLSRRRLFSRRKVDSSQIRLPWIKSLESFADDCTRCGKCIESCETHIIIIGDGGFPTVDFSKDECTFCYQCADACPEPIFKSKEEKPWQAKATISDKCLAQQNVECRSCGDMCEPMAIQFQLRAGSVALPKIKLDECSGCGACVAVCPTSAILVSNA
- the narQ gene encoding nitrate/nitrite two-component system sensor histidine kinase NarQ produces the protein MLIKPVSSVTSTIAKSLLLILLLSVATTGFAIFTLASSLNDAEAVNVAGSMRMQSYRLAHDIQIESIDYDSHIREFESSLYSTSMTNLVSWEVPSDITNDYYLIIGRWHELKQVLNSEDRKHYLVLVKNFVIEIDSFVFKLQEFSEDKLIKLAWAGGIGLGGILVISLFVVHFVRKQVVKPLHALVRASQRIKNSDFEVKLEVTNNNELGILTKTFNSMAKDLGVLYRNLEGVVDAKTVELQNANQSLQALYYSSQELTVTRIAPENFRAILQHLVSLEGIESLRLEIVDNSGRSLIMDEGYDSNLDYEKFEMKLDDNELVLGYLYCSYHHGHSTKALIESFIQLLSRAIYYNRAQKKAEQLIIMEERATIARELHDSLAQSLSYLKIQVTLLKRVIGKLPEHKHREQSEQIASEIGNGLADAYTQLRELLTTFRLTIKESNFGDALSTMLEELSERTDAKINLTNNLSSLELDAHSQVHLLQLIREATINAIKHANADLIDVCCIDEDGEVLVVIKDNGDGFDPSSSKMNHYGMSIMQERAARLNGDLTIEAAQGEGCTVILKYKSLKEVKVDDL